A portion of the Lolium rigidum isolate FL_2022 chromosome 1, APGP_CSIRO_Lrig_0.1, whole genome shotgun sequence genome contains these proteins:
- the LOC124652454 gene encoding type IV inositol polyphosphate 5-phosphatase 9-like: protein MEENPKLAQVSTISLHRLVPEFAGLGADALQENDTVRYRVFAGTWNVGGVAPPGDLVLEDWLDTRACNSYDIYVLGFQEMVPLNARNVLGPKNSSISSKWNQLIGDALNSTGRRREEEETAAPLHHEQKQFRCVTSKQMVGVFVSVWMRSGLRRHVRHLGVSCVGAGVLGRLGNKGAVSVRFLLHGTSFCFVCCHLASGSKDGDVLLRNVDAADILSRTRFRRCRTAAPDEELPSKILDHDRVVLLGDLNYRISMDDAEARLLVSANKWSTLLEKDELLLELYRGRSFDGWSEGLVTFPPTYKYHRNSDKFYWCIDGGGGRTQQRAPAWCDRVLWHGKGLKQIRYERCGGYRLSDHRPVRAVFDAVCEVPRPVESFLQATGLMCFQITQTVRLTNDSCHNTNKLNEGGVRVGASCPDLTYANHQSTGSLTKTSNVAATNFQRPIFRKDQGIDLDRSAIDATTASDNATTLLSSIVTRQPVKPPLHHAAETRHHQRGR from the exons ATGGAGGAGAACCCAAAGTTGGCACAAGTCAGCACCATTTCCCTCCACCGGCTCGTCCCTGAGTTTGCGGGGTTGGGGGCGGACGCCTTGCAGGAAAACGATACCGTCAGGTACAG GGTGTTTGCCGGTACATGGAATGTTGGTGGCGTGGCGCCGCCGGGCGATTTAGTCCTGGAGGATTGGCTGGACACCAGGGCCTGCAACTCCTACGACATATACGTTCTTGG GTTCCAAGAGATGGTGCCTCTGAACGCGAGGAACGTGCTCGGACCCAAGAACAGCTCCATATCTAGCAAGTGGAACCAACTCATCGGAGACGCACTGAACAGCACGGGAAGAAGGCGAGAAGAAGAAGAGACGGCGGCACCTTTGCACCACGAGCAGAAGCAGTTCAGGTGCGTCACGAGCAAGCAGATGGTCGGTGTCTTCGTCTCCGTTTGGATGAGGAGCGGCCTCCGCCGCCACGTCCGCCACCTAGGCGTCTCCTGCGTCGGCGCCGGCGTCCTTGGCCGTCTCGGCAACAAG GGTGCGGTGTCCGTCCGGTTCTTGCTGCACGGCACGAGCTTCTGCTTCGTCTGCTGCCACCTGGCCTCCGGCAGCAAGGACGGCGATGTGCTGCTCCGCAACGTCGACGCGGCGGACATCCTATCGAGGACCAGATTTCGCCGATGCCGCACCGCAGCGCCGGACGAGGAGCTGCCTTCCAAGATCCTTGACCACGA CCGCGTGGTGTTGCTTGGCGACCTGAACTACCGAATCTCCATGGACGACGCCGAGGCGCGGCTGCTGGTGAGTGCCAACAAGTGGAGCACGCTGCTGGAGAAGGACGAGCTGCTGCTCGAGCTCTACAGGGGGCGGAGCTTCGACGGCTGGAGCGAGGGCCTAGTCACTTTCCCCCCGACATACAAGTACCACCGCAATTCCGACAAGTTCTACTGGTGcatcgacggcggcggtggccggacgcAGCAGCGAGCGCCGGCATG GTGCGATCGTGTCCTCTGGCACGGCAAGGGGCTGAAGCAGATCCGGTACGAGAGGTGCGGCGGGTACAGGCTCTCGGACCACCGGCCGGTCAGGGCGGTGTTCGACGCCGTGTGCGAGGTTCCCAGACCTGTAGAATCGTTCTTACAGGCTACAGGGCTTATGTGCTTTCAGATAACACAGACAGT CCGCCTCACTAACGATAGCTGTCACAACACCAACAAGCTTAATGAAGGGGGTGTCCGTGTCGGGGCCTCATGCCCGGACCTCACCTACGCAAATCATCAGAGTACAGGAAGCCTCACCAAAACGTCGAACG TCGCTGCCACCAACTTCCAGCGGCCCATCTTCAGGAAGGATCAAGGCATTGATCTTGATAGGTctgccatcgacgccaccacagCGTCAGACAACGCCACCACCCTGCTCTCATCCATCGTCACACGCCAGCCAGTGAAACCCCCGCTGCACCACGCCGCCGAGACCCGCCACCATCAACGCGGTAGATGA